In Tachysurus fulvidraco isolate hzauxx_2018 chromosome 1, HZAU_PFXX_2.0, whole genome shotgun sequence, a single window of DNA contains:
- the fam49ba gene encoding CYFIP-related Rac1 interactor B: protein MGNLIKVLTRDIDNNAGNFFLDFENARPTEAERELWEQVNKVLMEAMSVLEDLRSYSGAGEAIRQAIQQPTNESVQEKTWTSVVPLVGKLKKFYEFSQKLEGTLHGLLGFLTSAHCSPTQHLEQEQALARQFAEILHFTLLFDELKMTNPAIQNDFSYYRRTLSRMRINNLATEEENEVNNELANRMSLFYANATPMLKTLSDATTKFVSENSDLPIENTTDCLSTMASVCKVMLDTPEYRTRFASEDTVLFCLRVMVGVIILYDYVHPAGAFVKSSKIDMKGCIKVLRDQPPNRVEGLLNALRYTTKHLNDETTSKQIKSMLQV, encoded by the exons ATGGGGAATCTGATCAAGGTTCTGACGAGGGACATCGACAACAATGCGGGGAATTTCTTCCTGGACTTTGAAA ATGCTCGGCCCACcgaggcagagagagagttatGGGAACAGGTGAACAAGGTTCTGATGGAGGCCATGAGTGTTTTAGAGGATCTGCGGTCCTACAGTGGAGCTGGAGAAGCCATTAGACAG GCCATCCAGCAGCCAACTAATGAAAGTGTGCAAGAGAAAACCTGGACTTCTGTGGTGCCGCTGGTGGGCAAACTAAAGAAGTTTTATGAGTTCTCTCAAAAGCTGG AAGGAACCCTGCACGGCCTGCTGGGATTCCTAACGAGCGCACACTGCAGCCCCACGCAGCACTTGGAGCAGGAGCAGGCTCTTGCGCGTCAGTTCGCCGAGATCCTCCACTTCACTCTGCTCTTTGATGAGCTTAAG ATGACTAACCCAGCCATTCAGAACGACTTCAGCTACTACCGCCGGACCCTGAGCCGCATGCGGATCAACAACTTGGCA acagaggaagagaacGAAGTAAACAACGAACTGGCCAATCGCATGTCTCTGTTCTACGCCAATGCTACACCAATGCTGAAAACATTAAGTGATGCCACGACAAAGTTCGTATCTGAG AATTCAGATTTACCCATCGAAAACACAACAGACTGCTTAAGTACGATGGCGAGCGTGTGTAAAGTCATGTTAGACACACC GGAGTACCGTACCCGTTTTGCGAGTGAAGACACAGTGTTATTTTGCCTGCGTGTCATGGTGGGAGTCATCATCCTCTATGATTACGTTCATCCTGCCGGAGCATTCGTCAAGTCCTCGAAAATCGAT ATGAAAGGCTGCATTAAAGTCCTGCGGGATCAGCCACCTAACAGAGTAGAAGGTCTGCTTAACGCACTCAG GTACACGACAAAACATTTGAACGATGAGACTACCTCCAAGCAAATCAAAAGCATGTTACAAGTCTGA